TGATTGCAGCCTTGTCAGTTGTCGGACCGAAACAAAGAATTCAATCTCATAAGGTTCAAGGTTTTGCCAAGAAAATAATAGCCGCTGCCAAGGAAGTCTCAGAACGAATGGGATACAGAGGCTAATTTTATTAAAAGGAGCTTATCATATGCATGACTTTCATACTCATTTTATTCCGTCAGATGTTATTACCTGGCTACAGGATAACAAGGAACAGGTAAATGCCAAATGGATTAGAAAAGAAGAAAACAAAGATGAGTTTTTATTTATAAACGAAAAATGGGGCTTTGAACTAAAAAAAGCCTTTATTGATAGCGAACTCTACTTAACACAACAGGAAAGCGCGGGTGTAACTCATTCTGTTGTTTCTCCCATCCCACAGCTTTTCCTTTACGATTTTCATGATGAAATTTCAACCGATATTTCAAACGTTTACAATCATTCATTGGCACAGTGGTCTAAATCAGCACCTCAGAGAATCTCAGCATTAGGCACCGTACCCCTTACCAACCCAGACAAAGCAGCCCAAGTCTTACAAAATGCCATGAATCTTGGATTAAAAGGAGTCATTATCGGTCCTGGTCTTCCAGGTCAGATGTTATCAGACGATTTTTTCTCACCATTTTTTGAAGAAGCGAATCGCCAGAAAGCAATCGTCTTTATCCATCCATTGTTGTGTGAAGACCCTCGATTAAATAGAAGAATGATGCCCAATTTAATAGGGGTGCCATGGGAAACAACTGTTTGTGCAACGGACATTTTATTAAGCGGTTTGATTGACCGGTTTCCAAACGTAAAAATCCTGTTTGCCCATGGCGGCGGTTTTCTACCTTATCAAATCGGCCGCCTGGATAAAGGTTATGAACAGTGGAAACTTGTATCTTCCAACCTTACGGCGCCGCCATCTGAATACTTGAAACGCTTTTGGTATGACACCGTATTGTGGAATAAAGAAAGTATGGATTTTCTCGTTAAAGCAGTTGGGACAGACCGGGTTGTTCCTGGATCTGATTATCCTTTTGATCTGTCTGTATGGCCTCCGGCTGAGAAATATCAAGTGGGATCACATTCTTTACTAGGTTAAAAAAGAACTCCGGCATAGTTTTCATATGGCGGAGTTTTTCTTCTGCTATAAATCTCTAAAACACAATATCAGAACTCTTTCATTTGAGAAGATTACTAATATATAATGGATTAATCTCCTCAAAAAAACAGTAACGCTAGATAAAAAGAACTTTTTCTTCCAAGTGGCCAACTATTGTTTAATGATGAGCGGTGCTTTAATTACATCTCGAATTTTAGCTGCAGGGAGACCATTTTCAATAAGTTGTACCATTACTTTCATATAGCGATGAATATGGTGAAAATATTTCTTATAGCCCGCGCAAAGATAGTTTAATCCAGGTTCTCCATTGGGAGCTTTTAAGAAACGGTGTTTTGGGCATTCACCATTGCAGGCAAATCGGACCTCACAATTTTGGCATACTTGTGGAAGCGAGGTTTCTTTACTTCTTCCGAATTCTACCTGTCTTTCAGAATGGATCATATCTTCCGGCCTATCTGTCATGATATTTCCAATGCGATATTCAGGATACACATAATGATCACAAGAATATACATCCCCGTTGTGTTCAACCGTCACTGCTTTACCGCACTGCTTTGAGAACACACAGATGGATGAAGGCAGTCCGAGCCATGATTCAAGAGCCCACTCAAAATTCATAATATTGATTGAACCAATGTCATTCCTAACCCATTCTTCAAAAATCTCAATTAAAAAATCCCCATACTGTTCAGATTCCACGGTCCATGGTGAAACAGCCGGCTCTTGTTCAACATGTTTTAAGGAAGGAGGTGTTGCATGCCTTAATCCTAAACTAATAGCTAATTCGTCCGGAATTCTTTCCACAATTGGTATAAATTGAACAAACTGGATTCCATATTCCTTTATAAACTTATATACCTCTTTTGGCCGCCTGGCTGATTCCCTGGTGACGCATAAAAGGATATTATATTGGACTTCATATTTTTGTAATAGTTTTAAGCCCTTCATGACCCTGGAGAAGGAGGGCCTCCCTCCACGGTCAACCCGGTAACGGTCATGAATTTCCTGAGGTCCATCCATACTAATACCAACAAGAAAATTATGTTCTTTTAAAAAGATACACCAGTCATCATCCAATAGGGTTCCGTTTGTTTGCAGGGAATTAACGATTGTTTTGTTCCCTGCATATTGGTGCTGCAGTTCTACTATACGATGGAAATAATCTAGTCCCATCAGAGTCGGTTCACCGCCATGCCAAACAAACTGTATTTCTGGTATATCCTGTGAGGTTATATACTTTTCGATATATGATTCTAATACTCTATCAGACATGCAAAAATTATTTTTCGGTTGAAAAAGAACTTCCTTTTCCGTGTAAAAGCAATACTCACAGTTAAGATTGCAGATTGGACCAATTGGCTTTGCCAGCATATGATATCCTGATCCAATTTTTTCTAGGTTCAATTCATCATCTCCTTTGTTATGAATTGTGTATTATTCACTGCGAATTTACCTGCTATAAACCCATACACATGGAATGATTTTCTAACTGTTCCGAAAAGCTCTTTATACAGTAATACTAGTTCCATAATCTTCTGAAATCTTACTAGATACTTTTACTGGTGCAGTTTCCTTGAGTAAAAAGGATAACAAGAAGAATACAACTGCCGTCCCGCTCGCAAGCCATAACGGTGTGTACAAACTAAACTTATCAGCAAGGATTCCAGCAATCACAGGGCCAGCTGTCCCCCCGATGATTTCTCCGGTAAGAACAACACATGCGATCGCAGTTGCAGCAAATATCCTAGGAACGGACTCTGACGGTATGATGGCAAGATAGAGCGGCTGTGCACCAAACCCAATGGTAAGAACAAAAATAGAAATAGCTAATAGAGCAAAGTTTGTATGGAAAGCTGCCACTGAAAGCGGAAGTAAAATAGCGATTAATGTTGCTGGAACAATGATCGTCTTTCTACCAACTCTATCAGATAAAAACGGCAGAAGAAATTGCCAAACGAACATACCAATCCCCATGATCCCTAAAATGGCTCCATATTGTGCTTCACTATAGTTCGAAACACCTGATAAAAATAGCGGCATGAAACTGGTAAATACTAATAGGTACATCATGTAAAAAATGGACATCAGCATACTGACCCAAACATTCCGGGTTTTAAATACACTTTTATATTCCTGAAACGTTGGTTTTACTTTTTTGTGGACAGTACCTTGGCCGATATTAAAATTTGGCTCTTTCATATAAAACATTAGTATCACAGCTAGAACGATCCCCGGAATGGCCAAAGCAAAAAACGAATATCGCCAATTTGTTGCAGCTGCGATTGCCACGACGATTACAGGAGCAAGAGCATTCCCCAATAATGCGCCCGAACCCTGGATTAATCCCAGATTCGATCCCCTTCTTTTAGGCGTTGATTCCGCCATCATGGTAGACTGAACCAACGGAATAACTGGCCCCTCTGTAACTCCCATCAATAAACGAACTAGAATAAGTGAACCAAGCCCGGCAACTAACCCTGAAGTAAAGGTGGCGATGGAAAAACCAAGAATAAAAATGATTAACGTGAGTTTCTTTTTGCCAA
This genomic stretch from Neobacillus niacini harbors:
- a CDS encoding amidohydrolase family protein; amino-acid sequence: MHDFHTHFIPSDVITWLQDNKEQVNAKWIRKEENKDEFLFINEKWGFELKKAFIDSELYLTQQESAGVTHSVVSPIPQLFLYDFHDEISTDISNVYNHSLAQWSKSAPQRISALGTVPLTNPDKAAQVLQNAMNLGLKGVIIGPGLPGQMLSDDFFSPFFEEANRQKAIVFIHPLLCEDPRLNRRMMPNLIGVPWETTVCATDILLSGLIDRFPNVKILFAHGGGFLPYQIGRLDKGYEQWKLVSSNLTAPPSEYLKRFWYDTVLWNKESMDFLVKAVGTDRVVPGSDYPFDLSVWPPAEKYQVGSHSLLG
- a CDS encoding anaerobic sulfatase maturase; translated protein: MNLEKIGSGYHMLAKPIGPICNLNCEYCFYTEKEVLFQPKNNFCMSDRVLESYIEKYITSQDIPEIQFVWHGGEPTLMGLDYFHRIVELQHQYAGNKTIVNSLQTNGTLLDDDWCIFLKEHNFLVGISMDGPQEIHDRYRVDRGGRPSFSRVMKGLKLLQKYEVQYNILLCVTRESARRPKEVYKFIKEYGIQFVQFIPIVERIPDELAISLGLRHATPPSLKHVEQEPAVSPWTVESEQYGDFLIEIFEEWVRNDIGSINIMNFEWALESWLGLPSSICVFSKQCGKAVTVEHNGDVYSCDHYVYPEYRIGNIMTDRPEDMIHSERQVEFGRSKETSLPQVCQNCEVRFACNGECPKHRFLKAPNGEPGLNYLCAGYKKYFHHIHRYMKVMVQLIENGLPAAKIRDVIKAPLIIKQ
- a CDS encoding MFS transporter; amino-acid sequence: MSKKNQSFFRYENNLLILLFLIFGLVFMDRLSIIYLFPFVAEELDLSNTQMGMIVGATSIAWGFSTLLFASVSDFIGKKKLTLIIFILGFSIATFTSGLVAGLGSLILVRLLMGVTEGPVIPLVQSTMMAESTPKRRGSNLGLIQGSGALLGNALAPVIVVAIAAATNWRYSFFALAIPGIVLAVILMFYMKEPNFNIGQGTVHKKVKPTFQEYKSVFKTRNVWVSMLMSIFYMMYLLVFTSFMPLFLSGVSNYSEAQYGAILGIMGIGMFVWQFLLPFLSDRVGRKTIIVPATLIAILLPLSVAAFHTNFALLAISIFVLTIGFGAQPLYLAIIPSESVPRIFAATAIACVVLTGEIIGGTAGPVIAGILADKFSLYTPLWLASGTAVVFFLLSFLLKETAPVKVSSKISEDYGTSITV